CCATTTCTCCAAGCGGCGCGGCCGGTCCCTGCCCCTTCAGAATCTTGAAGAAATAGCCGCGGTACGGCTCTGACCGGCTGGTGTAGCCCTGTTCGATCGCGCGAGCAACCTTTTCGCCTATGGGACCACCCCAAGTGCCATCGGGGTTTTGCCAAGCCAAGCCATCCTGCTTGCCGGGCGTGCTGATGATACGCTGGGCAT
Above is a genomic segment from Terriglobales bacterium containing:
- a CDS encoding DUF2950 family protein, producing AQRIISTPGKQDGLAWQNPDGTWGGPIGEKVARAIEQGYTSRSEPYRGYFFKILKGQGPAAPLGEMDFVVKGVMIGGFALVAAPAEYGETGVMTFIVSDDGVVYQKDFGPTTLEEFRKMERFNPDKTWKPVLEE